Proteins encoded within one genomic window of Bemisia tabaci chromosome 2, PGI_BMITA_v3:
- the LOC109041629 gene encoding uncharacterized protein, translating into MDKNADPIVPDIASTSETNHVVNNTAVPKAAAIVSEEWLAKLKKQKEEAYEKNLENKQKKKALQSEERRKKRAEAAENKPPESKTADVTVERDILPKEQPADKQVIQSALDQQKRRSVRQKPLPSKEPSSDSKKSKNTKKKPVKQNAICDRALLEKRKAGARRAKEFRERLKMDPVKREEARKKEAERARERRKSGKIKTISAMSDREKRKQRKNWRESYHRTAEKKKRIREGETFMHQNSPPASPHRNDEDPHPVNDQGARRRRRMQRKRRSEEKQKEQDQMNATAHAKKLAETWKKRYYRLKQFQEKQNAQSPSPNKIATQTMKEGTESVKKNLLEFEVLKKSLTSPSTSENPKDKLQKKTAVAECLLSRKRDLEKYKLKTVFKGLTGWRKIFTKTPKNSAENEGIRKKFNFLRKEIRKFFENDDNSFFAPGKKDTITRKKIKRQKKYLSESLIELHKKFKATKNISVSYSFFRLCKPFYIVPLKLTERETCLCATHENFRFLFQKCKQLKLLNFSSPSQLLQSLCCNFKNLNCMYRLCKECKNKAIIFEKTDLSEDTPVFYHKWARCSEEREKNGKKFMVKVTRKLKCNCSIKELKETLNDILLPYMKHSYRVYHQLTFSKDMKEKLNEDEVLIIIDFSENYQLKFTSEVQSCHFGASNAQLTLQTGAYYTNDKKSTTCTSFCSVAQSPRHDAAAIWGHLLPVFSKIKNEHPRVKKAHVLSDGPTKQYRNKFQIHLFGHYMKQLGFELASYNFSEAGHGKSVADGVGGTVKRTADSAVRRGKDVPDIETFVQVLENLKIQVFQIENSLIEEVAKVLENMSLTTIPGTMALHQIVLDCKNEKRLNIRQFSCLICRNKLECTHYPKGSTIFDQQIEQKAPNSENAAVKVNKPAAIKKKAQSKSEATKENSDSNLKTLHDVDERELKVDTYVSVIFDEEWYPGRINSVDLAVKKAKISFMRRSGGFFLWPSTADIHVVNFDGILTILKPPTKCSSRLYVFENVDLVDKLSTSYLRDL; encoded by the coding sequence atggacaaaaatgcTGATCCGATTGTTCCTGATATTGCTAGCACTTCTGAGACGAACCATGTTGTCAACAATACGGCTGTCCCTAAAGCTGCTGCCATTGTTTCAGAAGAATGGTtagcaaaactgaaaaaacagaaagaagagGCGTACGAGAAGAATTTAGAGAACAAACAAAAGAAGAAAGCATTACAGAGTGAAGAGAGACGGAAGAAGAGAGCCGAGGCAGCAGAAAATAAACCACCTGAATCAAAAACAGCTGATGTGACCGTAGAGAGAGATATTTTGCCAAAAGAACAACCAGCTGATAAACAAGTTATTCAATCCGCACTTGACCAGCAAAAAAGGCGTAGTGTTCGACAAAAGCCATTACCCAGCAAGGAACCAAGTTCAGATAGTAAGAAgagcaaaaacacaaaaaagaaaCCGGTGAagcaaaatgcaatttgcgatcGAGCATTGCTTGAAAAACGAAAAGCAGGTGCACGTCGCGCAAAAGAATTTAGAGAGAGACTAAAAATGGATCCTGTAAAAAGAGAAGAAGCACGGAAAAAAGAAGCAGAACGTGCTAGAGAGAGACGTAAAAGTGGCAAAATTAAAACTATATCTGCCATGAGtgatagagaaaaaagaaaacaacgcaaaaattggagagaaagtTATCACCGTAcggcagaaaagaaaaaaagaattcgaGAAGGCGAGACTTTTATGCATCAAAATTCCCCTCCTGCTTCACCACACAGAAACGATGAGGATCCGCACCCAGTAAACGATCAAGGcgcaagaagaagaagaagaatgcaGCGCAAGCGTAGAtccgaagaaaaacaaaaagagcAAGATCAGATGAATGCTACAGCACATGCTAAAAAATTGGCTGAAACTTGGAAGAAGAGATATTACCGACTGAAgcagtttcaagaaaaacaaaatgcgCAATCCCCTTCCCCTAACAAAATTGCAACTCAAACAATGAAAGAAGGTACCGAGTCGGTTAAAAAGAATCTACTggaatttgaagttttgaagaaaagccTTACTTCTCCAAGTACTTCCGAAAATCCTAAAGATAAGCTTCAAAAGAAAACTGCTGTTGCTGAATGCCTTCTTTCACGAAAGCGTGACTTGGAAAAGTACAAATTGAAGACTGTATTCAAGGGCCTGACCGGTTGGCggaaaattttcacgaaaaccccaaaaaattCGGCTGAAAACGAAGGGATCCGCAAGAAGTTTAATTTCCTTCGCAAAGAAATTAGaaagtttttcgaaaatgaTGACAACTCATTTTTCGCTCCGGGCAAAAAAGATACAATcacaaggaagaaaataaagcgTCAGAAAAAGTACTTGAGTGAATCTTTGATCGAATTACACAAAAAATTTAAggctaccaaaaatatttcagtttcttattcttttttcagATTATGCAAACCTTTCTACATAGTGCCTTTAAAGCTGACCGAAAGAGAGACGTGCTTATGCGCTACTCATGAGAATTTCCGgtttctctttcaaaaatgcAAGCAGTTAAAATTACTCAATTTCTCATCTCCCTCGCAACTACTTCAGTCTCTTTgttgcaatttcaaaaatttaaattgcatgTACCGACTTTGTAAAGAGTGTAAAAACAAAgccattatttttgaaaagactGACCTATCAGAAGACACCCCAGTTTTTTACCACAAGTGGGCCCGCTGCTctgaggagagagaaaaaaatggaaaaaaatttatggtTAAGGTGACAAGAAAACTTAAATGTAACTGTAGTATCAAGGAACTGAAAGAAACTTTGAATGATATACTTTTGCCTTATATGAAACATTCTTACAGGGTGTATCACCAGCTGACCTTCTCTAAAGATATGAAAGAAAAACTGAACGAGGATGAGGTGCTTATTATAATAGATTTTTCGGAGAACTACCAGCTTAAATTTACATCTGAAGTCCAAAGTTGTCATTTTGGCGCGTCAAACGCGCAGCTCACTTTACAAACGGGCGCTTACTATACTAACGACAAAAAAAGTACAACATGCACATCTTTTTGCTCTGTAGCTCAGTCCCCTCGTCACGACGCGGCAGCAATTTGGGGCCACTTACTTCctgtattttccaaaattaaaaatgaacatcCTAGAGTGAAAAAAGCTCATGTGTTAAGTGACGGGCCCACGAAACAATATCGTAATAAATTCCAGATACATTTATTTGGCCACTATATGAAGCAGCTAGGCTTTGAACTTGCATCATACAATTTTAGCGAAGCGGGTCACGGCAAGTCCGTGGCGGACGGAGTTGGTGGAACGGTCAAAAGGACAGCCGACAGTGCAGTGCGTCGTGGAAAGGATGTTCCTGACATTGAAACTTTTGTCCAGGTACtagagaatttaaaaattcaggtttttcaaattgaaaattccctAATTGAAGAAGTTGCTAAAGTCTTAGAAAATATGAGCCTTACAACTATTCCTGGCACAATGGCTTTGCATCAGATTGTTTTGGATTGTAAGAACGAAAAGCGATTGAACATAAGGCAATTCTCTTGTCTAATTTGCAGAAACAAACTCGAATGCACTCACTATCCTAAAGGAAGCACCATCTTTGATCAGCAAATCGAACAAAAAGCGCCCAACTCGGAAAACGCAGCAGTGAAGGTAAATAAGCCTGCAGCCATTAAAAAGAAAGCACAGTCCAAATCGGAGGCaaccaaagaaaattcagacaGTAATTTGAAGACATTGCACGATGTAGATGAACGAGAATTAAAAGTTGACACTTATGTTTCTGTTATTTTTGATGAGGAGTGGTATCCTGGTCGAATAAATAGTGTAGACTTAGCCGtaaaaaaagctaaaatttcTTTCATGCGTCGCTCCGGTGGATTTTTCCTCTGGCCATCAACAGCAGATATCCATGTTGTTAACTTTGATGGCATTCTAACTATCCTTAAACCACCCACAAAGTGTTCCTCAAGACTTTATGTGTTTGAAAACGTAGACTTAGTTGATAAACTGTCAACATCCTATCTACGTGATTTGTAA